In a single window of the Campylobacter iguaniorum genome:
- the trpS gene encoding tryptophan--tRNA ligase, protein MRTLTGLQPSGKFHLGNYFASIKPMVEAQNLGKDDMFMFIANYHAMTSVSEAKKLKDATFEAAAAFLALGIDPDKSTFWVQSDVKEVLELYWILSQLTPMGLVERAHAYKDKVAKGAEAHHGLFSYPVLMAADILLFNSNLVPVGKDQIQHVEIARDLALKFNNAHGEIFVLPEAKVEANIATVPGTDGAKMSKSYGNTIDIFSDAKTLKKQCSSIVTDSTPLEEPKEWKTCNVFAIAKLFLDDAGQAELAKRYEKGGEGYGHFKMYLNELVWNYFGDARDKFDYYINHKNEVYEMLDTGANKARKVARATMEKVRDVVGIYR, encoded by the coding sequence ATGAGAACATTGACTGGACTTCAGCCTTCAGGGAAGTTCCATTTAGGCAATTATTTTGCTAGTATAAAACCTATGGTAGAAGCTCAAAATTTAGGCAAAGATGATATGTTTATGTTTATCGCAAATTATCATGCCATGACTTCAGTAAGCGAAGCAAAGAAACTAAAAGACGCTACTTTTGAGGCTGCGGCTGCGTTTTTAGCTCTTGGCATAGACCCAGACAAATCGACATTTTGGGTGCAAAGCGATGTAAAAGAGGTCTTGGAGCTTTACTGGATTTTGAGTCAGCTCACGCCTATGGGCTTGGTCGAGCGTGCTCATGCTTACAAAGACAAAGTGGCAAAAGGCGCTGAGGCTCATCATGGGCTTTTTAGCTATCCAGTTTTGATGGCTGCTGATATATTGCTTTTTAATTCAAATTTAGTCCCAGTTGGCAAAGATCAGATCCAGCACGTCGAAATAGCAAGAGATTTGGCACTTAAATTTAACAACGCTCATGGCGAGATTTTTGTCTTACCTGAGGCTAAAGTTGAGGCAAACATAGCCACAGTTCCAGGAACAGATGGAGCCAAAATGAGTAAAAGCTACGGAAATACAATAGATATTTTCAGTGACGCAAAGACGCTTAAAAAACAGTGCTCTAGCATAGTGACTGACTCGACTCCACTTGAAGAGCCAAAAGAGTGGAAAACCTGCAATGTCTTTGCAATTGCTAAGCTATTTTTGGATGACGCAGGTCAAGCTGAGCTAGCTAAAAGATACGAAAAAGGCGGCGAAGGATATGGGCATTTTAAAATGTATTTAAATGAGCTTGTTTGGAACTATTTTGGCGATGCTAGAGATAAATTTGATTATTACATAAATCACAAAAATGAAGTTTATGAGATGCTCGACACTGGTGCGAATAAAGCCAGAAAAGTAGCTAGGGCGACTATGGAAAAAGTAAGAGACGTAGTTGGAATTTATAGATAG
- the kdsA gene encoding 3-deoxy-8-phosphooctulonate synthase: protein MILIAGPCVIENRDLVFKVAEKLAKFNEMGWIDFYFKSSFDKANRTSISSFRGPGLEEGCKILDEVKKEFGYKILTDIHESYQAAPVADVADALQIPAFLCRQTDLLVAAAKTKAMVNIKKGQFLAPDAMKHSVKKVLETRGVSEFGYEVAKQNGVYLCERGSTFGYGNLVVDMRSLVIMREFAPVIFDATHSVQMPSANGATSGGDSRFVPYLARAAASVGVDGFFYETHINPCEALCDGPNMLNLDALEKNINEVKAIRDVLGM from the coding sequence ATGATATTGATAGCTGGACCTTGTGTCATCGAAAATAGAGATTTAGTGTTTAAAGTCGCTGAGAAATTGGCTAAATTTAACGAAATGGGCTGGATTGATTTTTATTTCAAATCTAGCTTTGATAAGGCAAATAGAACTAGCATAAGTAGCTTTAGAGGGCCTGGACTTGAAGAGGGCTGCAAAATACTTGATGAGGTTAAAAAAGAGTTTGGATATAAAATTTTAACTGACATTCACGAAAGCTATCAAGCTGCTCCAGTAGCTGACGTGGCTGACGCTCTTCAGATTCCAGCGTTTTTGTGCCGTCAGACTGATTTGCTAGTGGCTGCTGCTAAAACAAAAGCGATGGTAAATATCAAAAAAGGTCAGTTTTTAGCTCCAGATGCGATGAAACACAGCGTAAAAAAAGTCCTTGAAACTCGTGGCGTGAGTGAGTTTGGCTATGAAGTAGCTAAACAAAATGGCGTTTATCTTTGTGAAAGGGGAAGCACCTTTGGTTATGGAAATTTAGTCGTAGATATGAGGAGTTTAGTCATCATGCGTGAGTTTGCGCCTGTGATTTTTGATGCGACTCATAGCGTACAAATGCCTAGCGCAAATGGAGCTACAAGCGGCGGCGATAGTAGATTTGTCCCTTATCTTGCAAGAGCTGCTGCTAGCGTGGGAGTAGATGGATTTTTCTATGAAACACACATCAATCCTTGTGAGGCGCTTTGTGATGGGCCAAATATGCTAAATTTGGACGCTTTGGAAAAAAATATAAACGAAGTAAAAGCTATCCGCGACGTTTTAGGAATGTAA
- the serS gene encoding serine--tRNA ligase → MINLKLIETNFDEFNAKLKAKKVDEGVLKLLLDTHNELKQKRQELENLQAIQNAKSKEVGNLARNGGDVSSLKAELEENKKSMQNAANLVNELEAKLDLVASRVPNIIDDDVPFGADEDENVCIKTVLEPTKFNFKPKEHFELGESLGWLDFTTGAKLAGSRFTVLRGVGARLSRALVNFMIDFNTSRGFELVNVPFLVNSNTLYGTGQLPKFEEDLYKMRDEDLYLIPTSEVPVTNIYNNEIIPVENLPIKMTCYSACFRQEAGSAGRDTRGMIRQHQFEKVELVSITTPEQSSKVLDDMISCASDMLSALGLPHRHMMLCSGDLGFSAAKTIDLEVWLPGQGKYREISSISNTRDFQARRAKIRFKDGKKNSLVNTLNGSSLAVGRTLVAIMENYQNEDGAISIPEVLKKYM, encoded by the coding sequence ATGATAAATTTAAAATTAATTGAAACAAACTTTGATGAGTTTAATGCCAAACTAAAGGCAAAAAAGGTTGATGAAGGCGTTTTAAAGCTACTTTTAGACACTCATAATGAGCTAAAACAAAAGAGACAAGAGCTAGAAAATCTCCAAGCAATCCAAAATGCAAAATCAAAAGAGGTCGGAAATCTAGCTAGAAATGGCGGAGATGTATCGTCTCTAAAAGCCGAGCTCGAAGAAAATAAAAAATCCATGCAAAATGCTGCAAATTTAGTAAATGAACTTGAAGCTAAACTAGACCTTGTCGCTAGTCGTGTGCCAAATATAATAGACGATGATGTTCCATTTGGAGCTGATGAAGATGAAAATGTCTGCATCAAGACAGTTCTTGAGCCGACTAAATTTAACTTCAAACCAAAAGAGCATTTTGAGCTTGGAGAGAGCCTTGGTTGGCTTGACTTCACCACTGGTGCCAAGCTTGCTGGCAGCCGTTTTACCGTGCTTAGAGGAGTTGGGGCTAGACTTAGTAGAGCGTTAGTTAATTTTATGATTGATTTTAATACTTCAAGAGGATTTGAGCTAGTAAATGTACCGTTTTTAGTAAATTCAAACACACTTTATGGCACAGGACAACTACCTAAATTTGAAGAAGATTTATACAAAATGAGAGATGAAGACTTGTATCTTATCCCTACAAGTGAAGTTCCAGTGACAAACATATATAATAACGAAATCATTCCAGTAGAAAATCTGCCTATCAAAATGACTTGCTATTCTGCTTGTTTTAGACAAGAAGCAGGAAGCGCTGGACGTGATACTCGTGGCATGATACGCCAACACCAGTTTGAAAAAGTAGAGCTCGTGAGCATAACAACTCCAGAACAAAGCTCAAAAGTCCTTGATGATATGATAAGCTGTGCTTCAGATATGCTTAGTGCTCTTGGGCTTCCTCACAGACACATGATGCTTTGTAGCGGAGATCTTGGATTTAGTGCAGCTAAGACTATCGATCTTGAAGTTTGGCTTCCAGGTCAAGGCAAATACAGAGAGATAAGCTCTATCTCAAATACTAGAGATTTCCAAGCAAGACGTGCTAAAATCCGCTTCAAAGATGGTAAAAAAAATAGCTTAGTAAATACGCTAAATGGCTCAAGTCTCGCAGTAGGCAGAACATTAGTAGCTATCATGGAAAACTATCAAAATGAAGATGGAGCAATAAGCATACCAGAAGTTCTTAAAAAATATATGTAA
- a CDS encoding tetratricopeptide repeat protein: MADVEQTKDDEVVILQKDEEQKDEGIIPLEELDKKEEVQPEIKDEEKPKSKLIIFGAAGASLLVFIIIILIFALRSSDSEPEMPTTTPTEPKQTITQKFNPSKIDDLIKKANSLYESGNKFEALKIYENIAIYNEALSNYNLGVSQMNQGRFEEAIGSFKKAIENQENTSASALNAAISALELKNDKLFKYYIDIAGAFLSQESDSVLYDHYNALINFYKGYYIEALYILDSMGEGKYYENQKNYIKSKILSYIYQDKDAIKSLELINGYNPNLPLGLLYARTGQYDAALKHLNKALVDEKNQNLIKLAISLVNIKIGNFESAALNLKSINDQNQTFITATYPIKAILKPDFFDIDIAQKNFSINTFFDTRNVYEMLFYFAPYKVFDAKQTIDYIRKGGISAFVDENAQADEYLKTSSIISKVNLNISKTIAKALNYDLREANKEFLDIINIYSGHSILHYNLALTYAQLGNFAQAYKHFITSYHLDPSNYLSGVFAITTSSMIGKTNAKLIEEVLENLNQDGNIEPNNIYEAIIQLVLGNENALLRWLENDKSEQVLDLSFASIIAHISGLNQIAIQKTEKLKEILPNDIITNILYFTTRFTGNNIKEYAKNVQYNYFSNNLNSKSFYGGPNIVRVQYIKLLQIAGLLDVQRDKIKADLDNASSDYQNIMQTLAYIDLFTRNYEESYTIYNELINKYEMNDANTLFLASVASIGANHPESAIGYIRLSKIIDPTSVENIIALALLYQEVGNIDAAVGQYNILKDNGYQSKFFTFKLLDPEL; encoded by the coding sequence GTGGCAGACGTAGAGCAAACCAAAGATGATGAAGTAGTCATACTTCAAAAAGATGAAGAGCAAAAAGATGAAGGCATAATCCCTCTTGAAGAATTAGACAAAAAAGAGGAAGTGCAACCAGAAATCAAAGATGAAGAGAAGCCAAAAAGCAAGCTCATAATCTTTGGTGCAGCTGGGGCGTCTTTGCTTGTTTTTATAATCATCATCTTAATCTTTGCTCTAAGAAGCAGCGATAGTGAGCCTGAGATGCCAACTACCACGCCAACTGAGCCAAAACAGACAATAACTCAGAAATTTAATCCATCAAAAATAGACGACCTAATAAAAAAAGCAAATAGCCTTTATGAAAGTGGAAATAAATTTGAAGCACTAAAAATTTATGAAAATATAGCAATATATAATGAAGCCTTATCAAACTATAATCTTGGCGTATCGCAGATGAATCAAGGCAGATTTGAAGAGGCTATTGGATCATTTAAAAAAGCCATAGAAAATCAAGAAAATACTTCTGCTAGTGCTTTGAATGCTGCTATATCTGCACTTGAGCTTAAAAATGACAAGCTTTTTAAATATTATATAGACATCGCTGGAGCGTTTTTATCTCAAGAATCAGACTCGGTTTTATATGATCACTATAATGCACTTATAAATTTTTATAAAGGATATTATATTGAAGCTTTATATATTTTAGATAGTATGGGCGAAGGCAAATACTATGAAAACCAAAAAAACTATATAAAATCAAAAATTTTAAGCTACATATATCAAGATAAAGATGCCATAAAATCGCTTGAGCTCATAAATGGATACAATCCAAATTTGCCACTTGGACTTCTTTATGCAAGAACAGGACAATATGACGCCGCTCTAAAGCATTTAAACAAGGCGTTAGTCGATGAAAAAAATCAAAATTTGATAAAGCTTGCCATCTCTTTAGTCAATATCAAAATTGGCAATTTTGAATCGGCGGCTCTAAATTTAAAAAGCATAAACGACCAAAATCAAACATTTATCACAGCAACTTATCCTATCAAAGCTATTTTAAAACCAGATTTTTTCGATATAGATATAGCTCAAAAAAACTTTAGTATTAATACTTTTTTTGATACAAGAAATGTCTATGAAATGCTATTTTATTTTGCGCCTTATAAGGTTTTTGATGCTAAGCAGACGATTGATTATATAAGAAAAGGTGGAATTAGCGCATTTGTAGATGAAAACGCACAGGCTGATGAATACCTAAAAACAAGCAGCATCATATCAAAGGTAAATTTAAATATTTCAAAGACTATAGCAAAAGCTTTGAATTATGATTTAAGAGAAGCAAATAAGGAGTTTTTAGATATCATAAATATCTACTCAGGGCACTCTATCTTACACTACAATCTAGCTCTTACTTACGCTCAGCTTGGCAACTTCGCGCAAGCCTATAAGCACTTTATCACAAGCTATCACTTAGATCCAAGCAACTATCTTAGTGGAGTTTTTGCCATCACGACTTCGAGCATGATAGGAAAAACAAATGCCAAACTCATAGAAGAGGTCTTAGAAAATCTAAATCAAGATGGAAATATAGAGCCAAATAATATATATGAAGCCATTATTCAGCTAGTTCTTGGCAACGAAAATGCCCTTCTTAGATGGCTTGAAAATGATAAAAGCGAACAAGTTTTAGACCTTTCATTTGCCTCAATAATAGCCCATATATCTGGTCTAAACCAAATAGCCATACAAAAAACTGAGAAACTAAAAGAGATTTTGCCTAATGATATCATTACAAATATATTATATTTTACAACTAGATTTACTGGAAATAATATAAAAGAATATGCAAAAAATGTTCAATACAACTATTTTAGCAATAATCTAAATTCAAAATCATTTTACGGTGGGCCAAATATAGTAAGAGTTCAATATATAAAACTTCTTCAAATAGCAGGACTTTTGGACGTGCAAAGAGATAAGATAAAAGCTGATTTGGACAATGCTTCGAGTGATTATCAAAATATCATGCAAACATTAGCATATATAGATCTATTTACCAGAAATTATGAAGAATCCTATACAATTTACAATGAGCTGATAAACAAATATGAGATGAATGACGCAAATACTCTATTTTTAGCAAGCGTGGCTAGCATAGGAGCAAACCACCCAGAAAGTGCCATAGGATACATCAGACTGTCAAAAATAATAGATCCGACTTCGGTAGAAAATATCATAGCACTTGCTTTGCTCTATCAAGAGGTCGGAAATATCGATGCCGCAGTCGGTCAGTATAATATACTAAAAGACAACGGCTATCAAAGTAAGTTTTTTACCTTTAAGCTTTTAGATCCAGAGCTTTGA
- a CDS encoding 2-isopropylmalate synthase, with the protein MDKNKIIVFDTTLRDGEQSPGASMNTEEKIQIALQLERLGVDVMEAGFAAASSGDFDAINQIAKQVSNIRVASLARALQNDIKAAGEAIAPAKNKRIHTFIATSPIHMEHKLKMTPDQVIKKAVEAVSYAKTFVDDVEFSCEDAGRSDIVFLKEICAAVVEAGARTLNLPDTVGFRLPNEIAVMIKEMVDFIGDRAIISVHNHNDLGLAVANTLASVQAGARQVECTINGLGERAGNAALEEIVMAIRTRNDVFAPLYTDIVTKEIYATSRLVASITGIEPQPNKAIVGKNAFAHESGIHQDGVLKCAQTYEIIKAEDIGAEKNSLVLGKHSGRHAFKDKLINLGFDLDNDELNDAFIKFKDLCDKKKEIFDDDIRALVSSEITKVPQIYDIEKLSTSSCNAGHASAAISIKFEDEIIQDAALGNGTADAIFKVIDRISGVNGELKDYKVGAVSQGKDALAKVTVKVAFENSVPTIGHGLDIDTMLASAKAYIGALNSYLSMKNK; encoded by the coding sequence ATGGATAAGAATAAAATAATAGTATTTGATACAACATTAAGAGATGGCGAACAAAGCCCTGGCGCTTCTATGAATACAGAAGAAAAAATTCAAATCGCACTTCAGCTTGAGCGTCTTGGCGTAGATGTGATGGAGGCTGGATTTGCTGCTGCTAGTAGTGGCGATTTTGATGCGATAAATCAAATAGCAAAACAAGTTAGCAATATAAGAGTTGCGAGTCTTGCAAGAGCTTTGCAAAACGACATAAAAGCAGCTGGCGAAGCGATAGCTCCAGCAAAAAATAAAAGAATTCATACTTTTATAGCGACAAGCCCAATACACATGGAGCATAAACTTAAAATGACTCCAGATCAAGTAATCAAAAAAGCAGTTGAAGCAGTTAGCTATGCTAAAACTTTTGTTGATGATGTTGAGTTTAGCTGTGAAGATGCTGGAAGAAGCGATATAGTATTTTTAAAAGAAATTTGCGCTGCTGTGGTTGAAGCTGGAGCAAGGACGCTAAATTTGCCAGATACCGTGGGCTTTAGACTTCCAAATGAAATAGCTGTGATGATAAAAGAAATGGTAGATTTTATTGGTGATCGCGCTATTATTTCAGTGCATAATCACAATGATTTGGGTCTTGCTGTGGCTAATACTCTAGCTAGCGTCCAAGCTGGTGCAAGACAGGTGGAATGTACGATAAACGGACTAGGGGAAAGAGCTGGAAACGCCGCTCTTGAAGAGATAGTCATGGCTATAAGAACCAGAAATGATGTATTTGCACCACTTTATACTGATATTGTGACAAAAGAGATTTACGCTACAAGCCGTTTGGTGGCTAGTATCACAGGCATTGAGCCACAACCAAACAAGGCAATAGTAGGCAAAAATGCTTTTGCCCATGAAAGCGGCATTCACCAAGATGGCGTCTTAAAATGCGCTCAAACTTATGAAATCATCAAAGCTGAAGATATCGGAGCTGAAAAAAATAGTTTGGTTCTTGGCAAACACAGTGGTCGTCACGCTTTCAAAGACAAGCTTATAAATTTAGGCTTTGATCTTGACAATGATGAACTAAATGACGCATTTATTAAATTTAAAGATCTATGCGATAAGAAAAAAGAGATTTTTGATGATGATATAAGAGCGCTTGTAAGTAGCGAAATCACAAAAGTCCCTCAAATTTATGATATAGAAAAGCTAAGCACAAGCTCATGCAATGCAGGTCACGCAAGTGCAGCCATAAGTATTAAATTTGAAGATGAAATCATACAAGACGCGGCTTTAGGAAATGGCACAGCAGATGCGATATTTAAGGTTATTGATAGAATAAGTGGAGTGAATGGCGAACTAAAAGATTATAAAGTAGGTGCAGTTTCTCAAGGTAAAGACGCACTTGCAAAAGTAACAGTTAAAGTAGCATTTGAAAACTCAGTGCCGACTATAGGGCATGGACTTGATATCGATACAATGCTAGCTAGCGCTAAAGCATATATAGGCGCACTAAACAGCTATTTATCTATGAAAAATAAATAG
- a CDS encoding DMT family transporter, with protein sequence MYRSFLMRHLGIYYMLIASLLFAATGAFAKLLSSDMSSIEVVFFRNAIGFVLILFALGKKPLHQKGGRPFVLIFRGVIGTLGLLAFFYNVAQINLATAFTFQKTAPIFTAIIAMFLFQEKLSKLGWIAIFIGFIGIVFIVQPNLGLNKNDLVGLLSGVGAAMAYTSIRELRKYYDTRIIVLSFMTFGTLIPLLCMVVGEFYSPANLDFIFSKFAMPNLTGFIYIAFMGVCGAWFQIYLTKAYAASRKAGVVAAVSYSDVLFSMLFGLLLGDSLPNWAAMCGICLIVVSGILIAKEK encoded by the coding sequence ATGTATAGAAGTTTTTTGATGAGACATTTAGGTATTTATTATATGCTTATTGCTTCACTGCTTTTTGCGGCTACTGGGGCTTTTGCTAAACTTTTAAGTAGTGATATGAGCTCGATTGAAGTTGTGTTTTTTAGAAATGCAATCGGCTTTGTTCTCATACTTTTTGCACTTGGCAAAAAACCACTTCACCAAAAAGGTGGCAGACCATTTGTGCTTATTTTTCGTGGAGTTATAGGCACTCTTGGTTTGCTTGCATTTTTTTATAATGTCGCTCAAATAAATCTTGCTACAGCTTTTACATTTCAAAAAACAGCTCCGATTTTTACAGCTATCATCGCTATGTTTTTGTTCCAAGAAAAGCTTAGCAAGCTTGGTTGGATTGCGATTTTTATCGGATTTATTGGTATAGTTTTTATCGTCCAGCCAAATTTGGGGCTAAACAAAAATGACCTTGTTGGGCTTTTGAGTGGTGTTGGGGCGGCGATGGCTTATACAAGTATCAGAGAGCTTAGAAAATATTATGATACTAGGATTATAGTTTTATCTTTTATGACTTTTGGGACACTTATACCGCTTTTGTGTATGGTTGTGGGTGAGTTTTATTCGCCTGCAAATTTGGATTTTATATTTTCTAAATTTGCTATGCCAAATTTAACTGGTTTCATATATATAGCATTTATGGGAGTTTGTGGCGCTTGGTTTCAAATTTATCTAACCAAAGCTTACGCAGCTAGCAGAAAAGCAGGAGTTGTGGCAGCTGTCAGCTACAGTGACGTTTTATTTAGTATGCTTTTTGGGCTTTTGCTTGGTGATAGTTTGCCAAACTGGGCTGCAATGTGTGGTATATGCTTGATTGTCGTTAGCGGAATTTTGATAGCTAAAGAGAAGTAA
- a CDS encoding shikimate kinase produces the protein MKIDKNIVLIGFMGVGKGTIARELAKQTGIFAIDGDDMIESFANKKIKEIFEDDGEDEFRKIELNLAKFLEKSVSNAIISTGGGFYKVKNLNKIGTVIYLKSSFEKIIDRMKKSSNCEKKFAKRPLLSNLEKAKELHDQRDKEYEKKADFVVIIEDKSAKQIAKEIIKFIQKGKN, from the coding sequence ATGAAAATTGATAAAAATATAGTTTTAATCGGTTTTATGGGCGTTGGAAAAGGCACTATAGCAAGAGAACTAGCCAAGCAAACGGGGATTTTTGCCATCGATGGCGACGATATGATTGAGAGCTTTGCAAATAAAAAGATAAAAGAAATTTTTGAAGATGATGGCGAAGATGAGTTTAGAAAAATAGAGTTAAATTTAGCCAAATTTCTAGAAAAATCAGTTTCAAATGCTATTATTTCCACAGGTGGTGGATTTTATAAAGTAAAAAATTTAAACAAAATCGGTACCGTAATTTACCTAAAATCTAGCTTTGAAAAAATCATCGATAGAATGAAAAAATCAAGTAATTGTGAGAAAAAATTTGCCAAAAGACCGCTTTTATCAAATTTAGAAAAAGCCAAAGAGCTTCACGATCAAAGAGATAAAGAGTATGAGAAAAAGGCTGATTTTGTAGTTATTATAGAAGACAAATCCGCAAAACAAATCGCAAAAGAGATAATCAAATTTATCCAAAAAGGTAAGAATTGA
- a CDS encoding shikimate kinase — translation MSTQNIVLSGFMGSGKSTIAKALATNLDKFMLDCDYILEGFNAMKAKDMRAKFGDLAFKISQEKMFLFLKNSVKNSVIATGGNMHWLSLNELGVNFYLKTSFETIIDRLSKDKNELEKRPIFQDMQKACKLHVQTQDKFSQMADFTIVTDDKSIELVKDEILNLIKEKL, via the coding sequence TTGAGCACTCAAAATATAGTTTTGAGCGGATTTATGGGAAGCGGCAAAAGTACCATAGCTAAAGCTTTGGCTACAAATTTGGATAAATTTATGCTTGATTGCGACTATATTTTAGAGGGTTTTAACGCAATGAAGGCTAAAGATATGAGGGCTAAATTTGGTGATTTGGCATTCAAAATTAGCCAAGAAAAAATGTTTTTGTTTTTGAAAAACAGTGTCAAAAACTCAGTCATCGCAACTGGCGGAAATATGCACTGGCTAAGCTTAAACGAACTTGGGGTAAATTTTTACTTAAAAACTAGCTTTGAAACTATCATTGATAGGCTTTCAAAAGATAAAAATGAGCTAGAAAAAAGACCAATCTTTCAAGATATGCAAAAAGCTTGCAAGCTACACGTTCAAACACAAGATAAATTTAGTCAAATGGCTGATTTTACCATTGTTACAGATGATAAATCAATAGAGCTTGTAAAGGACGAGATTTTAAATTTAATAAAGGAAAAATTATGA
- the der gene encoding ribosome biogenesis GTPase Der has product MKKIILIGRPNVGKSSLFNRLARQRIAITSDVSGTTRDTNKAEITIDDKSCILIDSGGLDESNELFKNVKIKTLSEAKNADIIVFMVDGKMLPDDIDKKFFYELSSLNKPIALCVNKVDSKKDEERSWEFNEFGAKTVFNLSVSHNIGTDELCAWIYNFLPKETLKADTSEFDEFLDDFDEKGEIDIQKPAVDYETKNINVGIIGRVNVGKSSLLNALVKENRSVVSTIEGTTIDPVNESFVYEDRVFEFVDTAGIRKRGKIEGIERFALNRTEKILENSDIALLVLDASQPLTELDERIAGIAAKFELGVIIVLNKWDKDHDEFDKVVYELRDKFKFLAYAPVVSVSALGGKRIHKIYPLILEVYKNYTQKIKTSRLNEVLQDAISCHPIPRDHGKIVKIFYGAQFGFAPPKIALVMNKPRSLHFSYKRYLLNKLRESFELNGTPVVLIPKNRGSNDEENNEN; this is encoded by the coding sequence ATGAAAAAAATTATACTTATAGGGCGTCCTAATGTCGGAAAAAGTTCGCTCTTTAACAGACTTGCTAGACAAAGAATCGCCATCACAAGTGACGTGAGCGGCACCACAAGAGATACAAATAAAGCCGAAATTACTATAGATGATAAAAGCTGTATTTTGATAGATAGCGGTGGACTTGATGAGAGCAATGAGCTGTTTAAAAATGTCAAAATCAAAACACTAAGCGAAGCTAAAAACGCTGATATAATCGTATTTATGGTAGATGGAAAAATGCTACCAGATGATATAGATAAGAAGTTTTTTTATGAATTATCAAGCCTAAATAAACCAATAGCACTTTGTGTAAATAAAGTTGATAGCAAAAAAGATGAAGAAAGAAGCTGGGAGTTCAATGAATTTGGCGCCAAAACGGTTTTTAACCTATCAGTTAGCCACAATATCGGCACAGATGAGCTATGTGCGTGGATCTACAACTTCCTTCCAAAAGAGACATTAAAAGCAGATACTAGCGAATTTGACGAGTTTTTAGATGATTTTGATGAAAAAGGCGAAATAGACATCCAAAAACCAGCAGTTGATTACGAAACCAAAAACATAAATGTCGGAATAATCGGCCGCGTAAATGTCGGCAAATCAAGCCTTTTAAATGCTCTGGTTAAAGAAAATCGCTCAGTAGTAAGCACCATCGAAGGAACCACGATAGATCCAGTAAATGAGAGCTTTGTCTATGAAGATAGGGTTTTTGAGTTTGTAGATACTGCAGGTATCAGAAAACGTGGCAAAATCGAAGGAATCGAGAGATTTGCACTCAATAGAACAGAAAAAATACTTGAAAACTCAGACATCGCCTTACTTGTCCTTGATGCAAGCCAGCCTCTAACAGAACTCGATGAGAGAATCGCTGGAATCGCTGCTAAATTTGAGCTTGGAGTTATCATCGTTTTAAACAAATGGGACAAAGATCATGATGAATTTGACAAGGTGGTTTATGAGCTAAGAGATAAATTTAAGTTTCTTGCTTACGCTCCAGTTGTCAGTGTTTCAGCACTTGGCGGCAAAAGAATACACAAAATCTACCCACTAATTCTTGAAGTCTACAAAAACTACACCCAAAAAATCAAGACTTCAAGACTAAATGAAGTCTTGCAAGACGCTATTTCTTGCCACCCAATCCCAAGAGATCATGGCAAAATCGTTAAAATATTTTATGGTGCTCAGTTTGGTTTCGCACCACCAAAAATAGCTTTAGTCATGAACAAACCAAGATCTTTGCACTTTAGCTATAAACGCTATCTTTTAAACAAATTAAGAGAGAGCTTCGAGCTAAATGGAACTCCAGTCGTGCTAATACCAAAAAATCGTGGCTCAAATGACGAGGAAAACAATGAAAATTGA